The DNA region GTACGGAACTCCTAAAAACAGAATTGTAAACACCCAAAACCATTTCTCGCTCATCCACCACGGGACATCCCTCTCGGTGTCCACATCCCTCTCGGTGTCCCACCAAAGGATCATCTCTCTGTTTTGATTGAAACAATCAATCTTCACTTCTCTTTGGAGCGATGAATGTATTGCAAAGGCAAGATTTATATCACTCCCAGAAAACATAAAACTTCTCCATTCAGCAAGGTACCTCGTTCTAGTTTCTGTGTCCCCACATATAATCGAAAACCTTAACTTTAGCAGGACCGGGTTGTTAGGGTTCAATCGTTCTTCGAGTCGCTTTAATTGAGAGAGGTCGGTGACATCTTCACATCTTTGGAAAGTGAAAGACTTATTCTCATGTTTCACGATATGGTTTACTAGAACAACGCCGTGATTAAAGATAAGAGTGGGATCTCCCTTAAGAAGCAACTGGATGGCCGACTTACAATTCAATTCTGTACCCTTCAATAGCGATAAACATCTAATATGATTGTTAACCTGTGCCAAGTGCATATTAAAGTACACGAAATAAGCTACGAGTCCAGCGAAACCCATCGGCACGTCTGTGACGCCTCCTGTGACGTTACAATGACTATTTGTAGTGGAAGCCATGACAGCCAGAATCACTCGTAAGCCGATATTAAAGAATACGACTGTGTAAAATACTTTTCCTGGATTAATTGgatttttactttcaatttcatCAAATAATAGTTTTCCTTCATTGTCGATGACACTGTTACCTGTAACTTCATTCGCCGCATCTTTAATTTGCTCCCTCTGTAAACATATCCCGGATATTATAAATGTCAGCATTCCTGATAAGATACAG from Crassostrea angulata isolate pt1a10 chromosome 7, ASM2561291v2, whole genome shotgun sequence includes:
- the LOC128191898 gene encoding uncharacterized protein LOC128191898, encoding MDCETFNYINDTSEEFGFLSCILSGMLTFIISGICLQREQIKDAANEVTGNSVIDNEGKLLFDEIESKNPINPGKVFYTVVFFNIGLRVILAVMASTTNSHCNVTGGVTDVPMGFAGLVAYFVYFNMHLAQVNNHIRCLSLLKGTELNCKSAIQLLLKGDPTLIFNHGVVLVNHIVKHENKSFTFQRCEDVTDLSQLKRLEERLNPNNPVLLKLRFSIICGDTETRTRYLAEWRSFMFSGSDINLAFAIHSSLQREVKIDCFNQNREMILWWDTERDVDTERDVPWWMSEKWFWVFTILFLGVPYKFFYDFKAQKVTIDIKKVIYCDAQNDSKNTVSSQ